In a single window of the Pseudobacteriovorax antillogorgiicola genome:
- a CDS encoding hydrogen peroxide-inducible genes activator, which yields MPTISQIQYILAVDRYRHFGNAAKACHIAQPSLSMQIQKVEEELGFLIFDRNKKPVLATKKGERFIAQAKHVIREHEKLIKMSREDSDSISGDFRLGIIPTIMPYLLPKFIGLFSERFPGVTLRVDELKTQDIISELRKDTLDAGILATPLQEKGIRERPLFYEPFFLYAHEGHHLLGQEKVSPEGFSSEDIWLLEDGHCFKNQVSNFCSLEEKAGVYSNIIFEGGNLETLRYLVKESKGYTLVPYLFAENLPQEEKTSMVRPFCEPIPSREVSIVFSRDQWKTDIVGALQEVIQEALPSGLNNERTAQQKVIPV from the coding sequence ATGCCAACGATCTCACAAATTCAGTATATTCTTGCCGTTGATCGCTACCGGCATTTCGGAAATGCTGCAAAAGCTTGTCATATAGCGCAGCCGAGCCTGAGTATGCAAATCCAAAAAGTCGAAGAAGAACTGGGGTTTCTCATATTTGACCGCAATAAGAAGCCTGTTCTAGCAACCAAAAAAGGTGAGCGTTTTATAGCGCAGGCCAAGCATGTGATTCGTGAGCACGAGAAGCTTATAAAGATGAGTCGGGAAGATTCGGATTCGATTTCAGGTGATTTTCGCCTAGGAATCATCCCTACGATCATGCCGTATTTGCTACCTAAGTTCATCGGCCTATTCTCAGAGCGATTTCCGGGTGTGACCCTAAGAGTCGATGAACTGAAGACCCAAGATATCATTTCAGAACTTCGTAAAGATACCCTTGATGCAGGGATTCTGGCAACACCACTTCAGGAAAAGGGGATCAGAGAGCGCCCTCTATTCTACGAGCCGTTTTTTCTATATGCCCATGAAGGTCATCACTTGCTTGGCCAGGAAAAAGTCTCCCCTGAAGGTTTTTCAAGCGAAGATATCTGGCTTCTAGAGGATGGTCATTGCTTTAAGAATCAGGTGAGTAACTTTTGTTCATTGGAGGAAAAAGCTGGAGTCTATTCTAATATTATCTTTGAGGGAGGGAACCTCGAAACTCTTCGCTATCTCGTCAAAGAGAGTAAGGGCTACACACTCGTTCCGTATCTTTTTGCCGAAAACCTTCCTCAGGAAGAAAAAACAAGTATGGTGAGGCCTTTTTGTGAGCCGATACCCAGCCGCGAAGTCAGCATTGTTTTCTCACGAGACCAGTGGAAAACCGATATAGTCGGAGCTTTGCAAGAAGTTATACAAGAAGCCCTACCAAGTGGTTTAAACAATGAGCGAACTGCTCAACAAAAAGTGATTCCCGTTTGA